The Isachenkonia alkalipeptolytica region CTGGAGCAGATGGGGGTGGACCTGCTTCATATTTCCGCCGGCATCGCTGAAGAAAAAGACCTACCCAAGCCTCCCGAGTCCTTCCCCTATAGTTGGATCGTTTACACCGGGATGGAGACGAAAAAAGCCTTGAACATCCCCGTGGTGGTGGTTAACGGTATTCGAACCCCCGAGGAGGGGGAAGCCATCATTAAAAAAGAACTTTCGGATTTTGTTGCCGTGGGCCGGGGCCTCTTGGTAGACTCTAAATGGATTATAAAAGGGGAACAGGGACAACCGGTCAATCCCTGCCTTCGATGTAAGCCCCGGTGCTTCTATTTAACCGACGGCAGGAAATGTCCCCAGAATTCCATCGCTTAATTTTCCCATAAAAAAACAAGGATCCCGAAGATCCTTGTTTTTTTATTCTACATTTCCCAAAGAATCTGTGTACCCGGCACAAATTCTACTTCCAACAACTTATCTTACCGCTTCCGCACCTTTTTCCAAGGCATCTTTATTCATTGGTACCAAGTGTTCCTTCGCCGGTCCGAAAACTTTTTTCAAGGCTTCAATCACGGATTCCACCTTGACAATCTTTGTGATTTCTAAATAGGCCCCAAGCATTACCATGTTAGCAACCTTGGCATTCCCAATTTCATTGGCAATTTCATTGGCCTTAATATAATACACGTCCAGGTCATCCCGGCTGGCTTTCTTTTCGATCAGGGATGCATTGATTAACAGTTTCCCCTGTTTTTGAACATCGCTTTCAAACTTATCCAGAGAAGGAAGGTTCATAACGATGGCGGAGGTTGCATCATTGGTAATGATGGGAGAGCCCACCTGCTTATCGGAAACAATCACCGAACAGTTCGCCGTTCCCCCTCGCATCTCCGGTCCGTAGGAAGGTAACCAGGATACGTTTTTCTCTTCAATCATTCCTGCATAGGTTAACAACTGTCCCATGGACATGACGCCCTGTCCACCGAATCCAGCCATGATAATTTTTTCTTCAGCCATATTATTTACCCTCCTCTGGTGTTCTAAAGTTGCCAAGCGGATAGTATGGAATCATGTTTTCTTTTAACCAGGTCAGTGAATCCACCGGTGTAATTCCCCAGTTGGTTGGACAGGTGGAAAGAATCTCCACAATTCCGAATCCTGTACCGTCGATTTGTACCTGGAAAGCTTTCTTGATGGCTTTTTTCGCTTTTCGGATATTGGGAACGTCGTGTACCGATACCCGCTCCACAAAGGCGGCGCCGTCAATGGTTGCAAGCATTTCAGAAACCTTCAGGGGCATTCCTGTGGAAGCTTGATCTCTACCATAGGGTGACGTGGTGGCCTTTTGTCCGATTAAGGTCGTCGGTGCCATTTGTCCTCCGGTCATTCCGTAAATTGCGTTGTTTACGAAGA contains the following coding sequences:
- a CDS encoding 2-oxoacid:acceptor oxidoreductase family protein, which translates into the protein MAEEKIIMAGFGGQGVMSMGQLLTYAGMIEEKNVSWLPSYGPEMRGGTANCSVIVSDKQVGSPIITNDATSAIVMNLPSLDKFESDVQKQGKLLINASLIEKKASRDDLDVYYIKANEIANEIGNAKVANMVMLGAYLEITKIVKVESVIEALKKVFGPAKEHLVPMNKDALEKGAEAVR
- a CDS encoding thiamine pyrophosphate-dependent enzyme, with amino-acid sequence MALVYEKTKGLTEKQTHYCPGCTHGVIHKLVGEVLVELGVLGKSVGVAPVGCSVLAYDYFNCDMHEAAHGRAPAVATGIKRVLPEHTVFTYQGDGDLASIGTAEIIHAAHRGEKFTTIFVNNAIYGMTGGQMAPTTLIGQKATTSPYGRDQASTGMPLKVSEMLATIDGAAFVERVSVHDVPNIRKAKKAIKKAFQVQIDGTGFGIVEILSTCPTNWGITPVDSLTWLKENMIPYYPLGNFRTPEEGK